The following coding sequences are from one Gossypium hirsutum isolate 1008001.06 chromosome A12, Gossypium_hirsutum_v2.1, whole genome shotgun sequence window:
- the LOC107951197 gene encoding H/ACA ribonucleoprotein complex subunit 2-like protein yields MGSDSEAEKSQQRKEKEKKKMLAVAPIAKPLAGKRLCKKTFKLVRKAAEHKCLKRGVKEVVKSIRRGHKGLCVIAGNISPIDVITHVPILCEEADIPYVYVPSKEDLATAGATKRPTCCVLVLTKPTKGELDPSEQEKIKADYSQVVADISELTSSLF; encoded by the exons ATGGGGAGCGATAGTGAAGCCGAGAAGTCGCAGCAGCggaaggagaaggagaagaagaagatgtTAGCTGTTGCTCCCATTGCAAAGCCACTCGCTGGCAAAAGGCTGTGTAAGAAAACCTTCAAGCTCGTCCGCAAag CTGCTGAGCACAAATGCTTGAAGAGAGGAGTAAAGGAAGTGGTTAAAAGTATTCGTCGTGGTCATAAAgg ATTATGTGTTATAGCTGGAAACATATCTCCTATTGATGTCATAACTCATGTTCCGATTCTATGTGAAGAGGCAGACATTCCCTATGTTTATGTTCCTTCGAAAGAA GATCTTGCAACTGCAGGAGCTACCAAGAGACCAACGTGCTGCGTTCTGGTGCTAACCAAGCCAACCAAAGGCGAACTAGACCCTTCAGAACAAGAAAAGATAAAGGCCGATTATAGCCAGGTAGTAGCAGATATATCTGAGCTTACATCCTCACTCTTTTAA
- the LOC107951195 gene encoding protein STRICTOSIDINE SYNTHASE-LIKE 12, protein MACIISLTKLINIVPIFIFVSCFPPLMLSQSFRSLQLPPKVTGPESIAFEFGTSRFYVGVADGRILQYNGPRVGFRDFGFTGPNRSKRMCDGTSDPNLGPICGRPLGLAFHYSLNKLYICDAYFGLMVLGSSGKQATQVSAAADGEPYRLCDALDVHQPSGNVIFADSSANYDLRNISKAVNANDSTGRLLMYNPDTDRVTVLIKNLSGPAGVAVSQDGACVLVSNFINNSTIRYWLRGPGANTYDVINLQERPDNIKRTAFGDFWRAAALVKQPTRSLVPIGQRINEFGRVLRTVNFEAWYGNQLISEVQEFGGELYLGSLSAPFVGVFRF, encoded by the exons ATGGCTTGCATTATTAGCCTTACAAAACTAATAAACATAGTTCCCATTTTCATCTTTGTCTCATGTTTTCCTCCATTGATGCTTTCTCAATCATTCAGATCACTTCAATTGCCGCCGAAAGTCACCGGTCCAGAATCCATCGCCTTCGAGTTCGGAACCAGTCGATTCTATGTTGGTGTGGCTGATGGTAGAATTCTACAATACAACGGACCAAGGGTTGGATTTCGAGACTTTGGATTCACCGGTCCAAATAG GTCTAAACGGATGTGTGATGGCACTAGTGATCCAAATTTGGGGCCAATATGTGGAAGGCCATTGGGTTTAGCATTTCATTACTCCTTAAATAAGTTATATATTTGCGATGCCTATTTTGGGCTCATGGTGCTAGGTTCTTCCGGAAAGCAAGCGACCCAAGTTTCTGCGGCTGCAGACGGAGAGCCTTACCGTTTATGTGATGCTTTAGACGTCCACCAACCATCTGGAAATGTTATTTTCGCAGATTCCAGCGCCAACTATGACTTAAG AAATATCTCGAAAGCAGTGAACGCTAATGATTCAACAGGGAGATTGTTGATGTACAACCCTGACACGGACCGAGTGACAGTGTTAATAAAGAACCTTTCAGGGCCAGCAGGGGTAGCAGTTAGCCAAGATGGAGCCTGTGTCCTAGTTTCCAACTTCATTAACAATAGTACTATACGGTATTGGCTTCGAGGTCCTGGAGCCAACACTTATGACGTCATAAATTTGCAGGAAAGGCCAGATAACATCAAGAGAACAGCGTTTGGAGACTTTTGGAGGGCGGCGGCGCTGGTGAAACAACCGACGCGATCACTGGTGCCGATCGGGCAGAGGATCAATGAGTTTGGCAGGGTTCTTCGAACTGTGAATTTCGAAGCATGGTATGGCAATCAATTAATTAGCGAAGTTCAGGAATTCGGTGGTGAACTATATTTGGGATCATTATCTGCGCCTTTTGTTGGCGTTTTTAGGTTTTGA